Proteins from one Mycolicibacter virginiensis genomic window:
- a CDS encoding acetyl/propionyl/methylcrotonyl-CoA carboxylase subunit alpha: MISTVLVANRGEIARRVFATCRRLGLGTVAVYTDPDAGMPHVAEADAKVRLPQTSSYLSAEAIIAAAQAAGADAIHPGYGFLSENADFAAAVQAAGLTWVGPPVAAVTSMGSKIESKKMMAAAGVPVLEELDPATVTAAQLPVLVKASAGGGGRGMRVVSELSALASEVEAAQREAASAFGDPTVFCERYLPTGHHIEVQVMADQHGTVWAVGERECSIQRRHQKVIEEAPSPLVERTPGMRAKLFEAARLAASAIGYTGAGTVEFLADSRGEFYFLEMNTRLQVEHPVTEETTGVDLVELQIAVADGARLDAEPPAAQGHSIEVRLYAEDPAHGWQPQAGLVHALDVPGVAAQFETLSRRTGVRLDSGIVGGSTVSIHYDPMLAKVISYAPTRRQAATVLAGALARTRLHGLRTNRDLLVNVLRHPAFLDGATDTAFFDTHGLTELSAPLADAATVQTSAIAAALADAAHNRATAQVFGSIPGGWRNLASGFQSKGYLDDAGTEHRIEYRFTRTGLIVNGAEVTLISSTPDEVVLADPVGVARTFTVARYGSDVYVDSPAGGVHLVALPRFPDPESAVAQGSLLAPMPGNVIRLGAAVGDQVSAGQPLIWLEAMKMEHTISAPSDGVLTQLDVKPGDQVEVGAVLARVESLETSAEGELP, translated from the coding sequence ATGATCAGCACCGTTCTGGTGGCCAATCGCGGCGAGATCGCCCGACGGGTCTTCGCCACCTGCCGTCGCCTGGGCCTGGGCACCGTCGCGGTCTACACCGACCCCGATGCGGGCATGCCGCACGTGGCCGAAGCCGACGCGAAGGTGCGCCTGCCGCAGACCTCCAGCTACCTGTCCGCCGAGGCGATCATCGCCGCGGCTCAGGCCGCCGGCGCCGACGCCATCCACCCCGGCTACGGATTCCTTTCCGAGAACGCCGACTTCGCCGCCGCCGTGCAGGCCGCCGGTCTGACCTGGGTCGGACCGCCGGTAGCCGCGGTGACCTCGATGGGTTCCAAGATCGAGTCGAAGAAGATGATGGCCGCCGCGGGGGTGCCGGTTCTCGAAGAACTCGACCCGGCAACCGTAACCGCCGCTCAACTGCCGGTGCTGGTGAAGGCCTCCGCGGGCGGCGGCGGCCGCGGCATGCGGGTGGTCAGCGAATTGTCTGCCCTGGCAAGCGAAGTGGAAGCAGCCCAACGTGAGGCCGCTTCGGCGTTCGGTGACCCGACGGTGTTCTGCGAGCGCTATCTGCCGACCGGGCACCACATCGAGGTGCAGGTGATGGCCGATCAGCACGGCACGGTGTGGGCGGTCGGTGAACGGGAATGCTCGATTCAGCGCCGCCACCAGAAAGTCATCGAGGAGGCGCCCTCGCCGTTGGTGGAACGCACCCCCGGGATGCGCGCCAAATTGTTCGAGGCTGCCCGGTTGGCCGCCAGCGCGATCGGCTACACCGGCGCGGGCACCGTGGAGTTCCTGGCCGACTCCCGCGGCGAGTTCTACTTCCTGGAGATGAACACCCGACTGCAGGTCGAGCATCCGGTCACCGAGGAGACCACCGGTGTCGACCTGGTCGAACTGCAGATCGCGGTGGCCGACGGGGCCCGTCTGGACGCCGAACCGCCGGCCGCGCAGGGGCATTCGATCGAGGTTCGCCTCTACGCCGAGGACCCCGCCCACGGGTGGCAGCCGCAGGCCGGGCTCGTGCACGCCCTCGACGTTCCGGGAGTGGCGGCACAGTTCGAGACGCTGTCCCGGCGCACCGGCGTCCGGCTGGACTCCGGCATCGTCGGCGGGTCGACGGTGTCCATTCACTACGACCCGATGCTGGCCAAGGTGATCAGCTACGCGCCAACCCGTCGGCAGGCCGCAACCGTGCTCGCCGGCGCGCTGGCGCGAACCCGGCTGCACGGCCTTCGCACCAACCGTGACCTGCTGGTCAACGTGCTGCGCCATCCGGCCTTCCTGGACGGGGCGACCGACACGGCGTTCTTCGACACCCACGGTCTAACGGAACTGTCGGCGCCACTGGCCGACGCCGCCACAGTGCAGACCAGTGCGATCGCGGCCGCCCTGGCCGACGCCGCACACAATCGGGCCACCGCGCAGGTGTTCGGCTCCATTCCCGGCGGTTGGCGCAACCTGGCCTCGGGTTTTCAGTCCAAGGGCTACCTCGACGACGCCGGCACCGAACATCGGATCGAATACCGTTTCACCCGAACGGGGTTGATCGTCAACGGCGCCGAAGTCACCCTGATTTCGTCGACTCCGGATGAAGTGGTGCTGGCCGATCCGGTCGGCGTCGCCCGCACGTTCACCGTCGCCCGGTACGGTTCCGACGTTTACGTCGACTCCCCCGCCGGGGGTGTCCACCTGGTCGCGTTGCCCCGATTCCCCGATCCAGAGTCGGCGGTCGCGCAGGGATCGCTGCTGGCGCCCATGCCCGGCAACGTGATTCGGCTGGGTGCAGCCGTCGGCGATCAGGTGAGCGCGGGCCAGCCACTGATCTGGCTGGAAGCCATGAAGATGGAGCACACCATCAGCGCGCCGTCCGACGGCGTGCTCACCCAACTCGACGTCAAGCCGGGCGACCAAGTAGAGGTCGGCGCCGTGCTGGCCCGTGTCGAAAGTCTCGAAACATCAGCAGAAGGAGAACTCCCATGA
- a CDS encoding acyl-CoA carboxylase subunit beta produces MTTLKSTLDPNSPAYNEAAQALTDKLAEIDAEHAKALAGGGPKYVERHHSRGKLTARERIEALIDADSPFLELCPLAAWGSAFQVGASLVTGIGAVEGVECMIVANDPTVKGGTSNPWTLRKILRANKIALENRLPVISLVESGGADLPTQKEVFIPGGQMFRDLTRLSAAGIPTIALVFGNSTAGGAYVPGMSDHVVMIKERSKVFLAGPPLVKMATGEESDDESLGGAEMHSRTSGLGDYLANDELDAVRIGRRIVARLNWAKQGPKPKPVTEPLFDSEELIGIVPADLRIPFDPREVIARIVDGSDFDEFKPLYGSSLVTGWARLHGYPIGILANARGVLFSEESQKATQFIQLANRSNTPLLFLHNTTGYMVGKDYEEGGMIKHGSMMINAVSNSTVPHISLLLGASYGAGHYGMCGRAYDPRFLFAWPSAKSSVMGGAQLAGVLSIVNRAATEARGQQVDEQADAAMRAMVEGQIEAESLPLVLSGMLYDDGVIDPRDTRTVLGMCLSAIASGPIEGTSNFGVFRM; encoded by the coding sequence ATGACCACCCTGAAGTCCACCCTCGACCCCAACTCCCCCGCCTATAACGAGGCGGCACAGGCGCTGACCGACAAACTCGCCGAGATCGACGCCGAGCACGCCAAAGCACTCGCCGGCGGCGGACCCAAGTACGTCGAGCGCCACCATTCCCGCGGCAAGCTCACCGCCCGGGAACGCATCGAGGCGCTGATCGACGCCGACTCACCGTTCCTGGAACTGTGCCCCTTGGCCGCCTGGGGCAGCGCCTTCCAGGTCGGGGCCAGCCTGGTCACCGGGATCGGCGCGGTCGAAGGCGTGGAGTGCATGATCGTAGCCAACGACCCGACGGTTAAGGGCGGCACGTCCAACCCCTGGACGCTGCGCAAGATCCTGCGGGCCAACAAGATCGCCCTGGAGAACCGGCTTCCGGTGATCTCCCTGGTGGAATCCGGCGGAGCGGACCTGCCCACCCAGAAGGAAGTCTTCATCCCGGGCGGTCAGATGTTCCGCGACCTGACGCGCCTGTCGGCCGCCGGCATCCCCACTATCGCGCTGGTGTTCGGCAACTCCACCGCCGGTGGAGCCTATGTGCCCGGCATGTCCGATCACGTGGTGATGATCAAGGAACGGTCCAAGGTATTCCTGGCCGGACCACCGCTGGTGAAGATGGCCACCGGCGAAGAGTCCGACGACGAATCACTCGGCGGCGCCGAGATGCACTCGCGCACTTCGGGGCTGGGTGATTACCTCGCCAACGACGAGCTTGACGCGGTGCGGATCGGTCGACGGATCGTGGCCCGGCTGAACTGGGCCAAGCAGGGCCCGAAGCCCAAGCCGGTGACCGAGCCGCTGTTCGACTCCGAAGAGCTGATCGGCATCGTGCCTGCCGACCTGCGCATCCCGTTCGACCCCCGCGAAGTGATCGCCCGGATCGTCGACGGTTCGGACTTCGATGAGTTCAAGCCGCTCTACGGGTCTTCGTTGGTGACCGGTTGGGCACGGCTACACGGATATCCGATCGGCATCCTGGCCAATGCGCGGGGCGTGCTGTTCAGCGAAGAATCCCAGAAGGCCACCCAGTTCATCCAGTTGGCCAACCGCTCCAATACCCCATTGTTGTTCCTGCACAACACCACCGGCTACATGGTGGGCAAGGACTACGAAGAGGGTGGCATGATCAAGCACGGCTCGATGATGATCAACGCCGTATCCAATTCGACGGTGCCGCACATCTCGCTGCTGCTGGGCGCCTCCTACGGCGCCGGGCACTACGGCATGTGTGGGCGCGCCTACGATCCCCGTTTTCTGTTCGCGTGGCCATCGGCCAAGTCCTCGGTGATGGGCGGGGCGCAGCTCGCGGGCGTGCTGTCCATCGTGAACCGGGCGGCCACCGAGGCCCGCGGGCAACAGGTCGACGAGCAGGCCGACGCCGCCATGCGTGCCATGGTCGAGGGCCAGATCGAAGCCGAGTCACTGCCGCTCGTGCTGTCGGGGATGCTCTACGACGACGGCGTGATCGACCCGCGCGATACCCGCACTGTATTGGGAATGTGTTTGTCCGCCATCGCCAGTGGCCCGATCGAGGGGACGTCGAACTTCGGCGTCTTCCGGATGTGA
- a CDS encoding acyl-CoA dehydrogenase family protein, whose amino-acid sequence MSIWNTAERQALRKTVRGFVEREILPHVDEWERSGELPRDLHRKAAEVGLLGAGFPEEVGGSGGDGADAVIVCEEMHQAGAPGGVFASLFTCGIAVPHMIASGDARLIEEFVRPTLAGEKIGSLAITEPGGGSDVGHLRTTARLDGDHYVVNGSKTFITSAVRADYVVTAVRTGGPGAAGVSLLVVEKGTPGFEVSRKLEKMGWRSSDTAELSYVDARVPIANLVGVENTGFAQIAAAFVSERVGLAAQAYASAQRCLDLTLAWCRDRETFGRPLISRQAVQNTLAEMARRIDVARVYTRHVVERQLAGEAFLIPEVCFAKNTAVEAGEWVANQAVQLFGGMGYMAESEVERQYRDMRIIGIGGGTTEILTSLAAKTLGYQS is encoded by the coding sequence GTGAGTATCTGGAATACCGCCGAGCGCCAGGCTCTGCGTAAGACCGTGCGTGGATTCGTCGAGCGCGAGATTCTGCCGCACGTCGACGAGTGGGAACGCTCCGGCGAACTGCCGCGCGACCTGCACCGCAAGGCTGCCGAGGTCGGCTTGTTGGGTGCGGGTTTCCCCGAGGAGGTCGGCGGCAGTGGCGGCGACGGCGCCGACGCGGTGATCGTCTGCGAGGAGATGCACCAGGCCGGGGCACCGGGCGGGGTGTTCGCCTCCCTGTTCACCTGCGGTATCGCGGTGCCACACATGATCGCCTCGGGCGATGCGCGGCTGATCGAGGAGTTCGTCCGCCCCACGCTGGCCGGCGAGAAGATCGGTTCGCTGGCCATCACCGAGCCCGGCGGCGGCTCGGATGTCGGGCACCTGCGCACCACGGCACGCCTGGACGGCGACCACTACGTGGTCAACGGCTCCAAGACCTTCATCACCTCCGCCGTGCGCGCCGACTACGTCGTCACCGCGGTGCGCACTGGTGGGCCGGGAGCGGCCGGGGTGTCGCTGCTGGTGGTCGAGAAGGGCACGCCGGGGTTTGAGGTGAGTCGCAAGCTGGAGAAGATGGGCTGGCGATCCTCGGACACCGCCGAGCTGTCCTATGTCGACGCCCGGGTTCCGATCGCCAATCTGGTCGGTGTCGAGAACACCGGCTTCGCCCAGATCGCCGCGGCGTTCGTCTCCGAGCGGGTCGGGCTGGCCGCGCAGGCCTATGCCAGCGCGCAGCGCTGCCTGGACCTGACTCTGGCGTGGTGTCGGGACCGCGAGACGTTCGGCCGGCCACTGATCTCGCGGCAGGCGGTGCAGAACACGCTGGCCGAGATGGCCCGCCGCATCGATGTGGCGCGGGTCTACACCCGCCACGTCGTCGAGCGGCAGCTGGCCGGTGAAGCCTTCCTCATCCCGGAGGTGTGTTTCGCCAAGAACACCGCGGTGGAGGCCGGAGAGTGGGTGGCCAACCAGGCGGTGCAGCTGTTCGGGGGCATGGGTTATATGGCCGAGTCCGAGGTGGAGCGTCAGTATCGGGACATGCGCATCATCGGTATCGGCGGTGGAACCACCGAGATCCTGACCTCATTGGCCGCCAAGACGCTGGGATACCAATCATGA
- a CDS encoding acyclic terpene utilization AtuA family protein: protein MTAAVRIGNCSGFYGDRHAAMHEMLTGGELDYLTGDYLAELTMLILGRDRMKNPERGYAKTFLTQLEQCLGLALDQGVRIVANAGGLNPAGLADAVRELAQRLGVPARVAHVEGDDLLPRAAELGLGSPLTANAYLGAWGIAECLTGGADVVITGRVTDASVIVGPAAAHFGWSRTDYDRLAGAVVAGHVIECGIQASGGNYSFFTEIPTEQMLHPGFPLAEIHDDGSSVITKHAGTGGLVSVDTVTAQLLYEVTGARYANPDVTARMDSIELSADGPDRVRISGVTGEAPPPTYKVSLNSIGGFRNSTTFVLTGLDIEAKAALLRTQLEAAMTVRPAELEWTLSRTDHPDADTEETASALLHCVVRDPDPANVGRKFSAAGIELALASYPGFCVTAPPGDGQVYGVFTPGYVDATQVPHVAVHADGTRVDISAATETLELAAAAEPDLPDPLPAGPTRRAPLGLIAGARSGDKGGSANVGLWVRTDAQWRWLAHTLTVEKLRDLLPETAELPVTRHLLPKLRALNFVVEGILGQGVAYQARFDPQAKGLGEWLRSRHLEIPEQLLSEGEL, encoded by the coding sequence ATGACAGCAGCCGTTCGAATCGGTAACTGCTCGGGGTTCTACGGCGATCGCCACGCCGCCATGCACGAGATGCTCACCGGTGGCGAGCTGGACTATCTCACCGGCGACTACCTGGCCGAGCTGACCATGCTGATCCTGGGCCGCGACCGGATGAAGAACCCGGAGCGCGGTTACGCCAAGACCTTCTTGACCCAGCTCGAGCAGTGCCTCGGACTGGCCCTCGACCAGGGCGTTCGCATCGTGGCCAACGCCGGCGGCCTCAATCCGGCCGGCCTGGCCGACGCGGTGCGCGAGCTGGCGCAGCGCCTGGGCGTTCCGGCCCGCGTCGCCCACGTCGAGGGTGATGACCTGCTCCCCCGCGCCGCCGAGCTCGGTTTGGGCAGTCCGCTGACAGCGAACGCGTACCTGGGAGCCTGGGGCATCGCCGAGTGTCTGACCGGTGGCGCCGACGTGGTGATCACCGGCCGCGTCACCGACGCGTCGGTGATCGTGGGACCCGCCGCCGCGCACTTCGGCTGGAGCCGCACGGACTACGACCGACTCGCCGGTGCCGTGGTCGCCGGCCACGTCATCGAGTGCGGCATCCAGGCCAGCGGCGGCAATTACTCCTTCTTTACCGAGATCCCCACCGAGCAGATGCTGCACCCCGGATTCCCGCTCGCCGAGATCCACGACGACGGCTCATCGGTGATCACCAAGCACGCCGGCACCGGCGGACTGGTCAGTGTCGACACCGTGACCGCGCAACTGCTCTACGAGGTCACCGGCGCCCGCTACGCCAACCCCGACGTCACCGCCCGGATGGACAGCATCGAACTGTCGGCCGACGGCCCGGACCGGGTGCGGATCTCCGGCGTGACCGGCGAGGCGCCCCCACCTACCTACAAGGTGTCGCTGAACAGCATCGGCGGCTTCCGCAACTCCACCACTTTCGTGCTGACCGGCCTGGACATCGAGGCCAAGGCCGCGCTGCTGCGCACCCAGCTCGAGGCGGCCATGACCGTCCGGCCGGCCGAACTGGAGTGGACGTTGTCGCGCACCGACCACCCCGACGCCGACACCGAGGAAACCGCCAGCGCGCTGCTGCACTGTGTGGTGCGCGACCCGGACCCGGCCAACGTGGGCCGCAAGTTCTCCGCGGCCGGCATCGAGCTCGCGCTGGCCAGCTATCCCGGGTTCTGCGTCACCGCCCCGCCCGGTGACGGCCAGGTCTACGGGGTCTTCACCCCCGGCTATGTCGATGCCACGCAGGTGCCGCACGTCGCCGTGCACGCCGACGGCACCCGGGTGGACATCTCCGCCGCCACCGAGACGCTCGAGCTGGCGGCCGCCGCCGAGCCCGATCTTCCCGATCCGTTGCCGGCGGGCCCGACCCGGCGCGCGCCCTTGGGGCTGATCGCCGGCGCCCGCAGCGGCGACAAGGGCGGTTCGGCCAACGTCGGGCTCTGGGTACGCACCGACGCGCAGTGGCGCTGGCTGGCGCACACGTTGACCGTGGAAAAGCTGCGCGACCTGCTGCCGGAGACCGCCGAGTTGCCGGTCACCCGGCACCTGTTGCCGAAGTTGCGCGCGCTGAACTTCGTCGTCGAGGGCATTCTCGGGCAGGGCGTGGCCTACCAGGCTCGGTTCGATCCGCAGGCCAAGGGGCTGGGCGAATGGCTGCGCAGCCGTCACCTCGAGATACCCGAGCAGCTGCTGTCAGAAGGGGAACTGTGA
- the rpmF gene encoding 50S ribosomal protein L32 — protein sequence MAVPKRRMSRANTRSRRAQWKAEATGLVNVTVAGRAHKVPRRLLKAARLGLIDLDRR from the coding sequence ATGGCCGTGCCGAAACGCAGGATGTCGCGTGCGAACACTCGTAGTCGCCGCGCGCAGTGGAAGGCTGAGGCAACCGGCCTGGTCAACGTGACGGTCGCTGGCCGCGCGCACAAGGTGCCGCGTCGCCTCCTCAAAGCCGCGCGCTTGGGCCTCATTGACCTCGATCGCCGTTAA
- a CDS encoding response regulator transcription factor, whose protein sequence is MATRVLVVDDDRAVRESLRRSLSFNGYSVSLATDGVEALEAITSDRPDAMILDVMMPRLDGLEVCRQLRSTGDDLPILVLTARDSVSERVAGLDAGADDYLPKPFALEELLARMRALLRRTTAEDLSESVAMSFEDLTLDPVTREVTRGDRQISLTRTEFALLEMLIANPRRVLTRSRILEEVWGFDFPTSGNALEVYIGYLRRKTEAEGEPRLIYTVRGVGYVLRETPP, encoded by the coding sequence ATGGCTACCCGGGTACTGGTTGTTGATGACGATCGCGCTGTGCGCGAGTCGTTGCGCAGGTCTCTGTCGTTCAATGGTTACTCGGTCTCGCTGGCCACTGACGGCGTCGAGGCGCTCGAGGCGATCACCAGCGACCGTCCGGACGCGATGATCCTGGACGTCATGATGCCGCGGCTCGACGGACTGGAAGTCTGTCGCCAGCTGCGTAGCACCGGTGACGACCTGCCGATCTTGGTCCTGACGGCCCGAGACTCGGTGTCCGAGCGGGTCGCCGGCCTCGATGCCGGTGCCGACGACTACCTGCCGAAGCCGTTTGCGCTGGAGGAACTGTTGGCGCGGATGCGGGCGCTGCTGCGCCGCACCACCGCCGAGGACCTGTCTGAATCGGTCGCGATGTCGTTCGAGGACCTGACGCTGGACCCGGTGACCCGCGAGGTCACCCGCGGCGACCGGCAGATCAGCCTGACTCGCACCGAGTTCGCCCTGTTGGAGATGTTGATCGCCAACCCGCGTCGGGTGCTGACCCGCAGCCGGATCCTCGAGGAGGTGTGGGGCTTCGACTTCCCCACCTCGGGCAACGCGCTGGAGGTCTACATCGGGTACCTGCGACGCAAGACTGAGGCCGAAGGTGAGCCGCGGCTGATCTACACCGTGCGCGGGGTGGGTTACGTGCTGCGCGAGACTCCTCCCTGA
- a CDS encoding HAMP domain-containing sensor histidine kinase, with product MQSFRRRQGEEAKKTSLSLRWRVMLLAMSMVALVVVLMAVAVYAVISAALYNDIDNQLQSRAEMLIASGSLAADPRKAIEGTAYSDVNAMLVNPGRSIYTANQPGQRLPVGQQEKAVIRGELFLSRRTASGQRVLAVHLPNGSTLLISKSLAPTRAVTMKLRWVLLVVGGVGVVVAAVAGGMVTRTGLRPVGRLTEAAERVARTDDLRPIPVYGSDELARLTEAFNAMLRALAESRERQARLVADAGHELKTPLTSLRTNVELLMASAAPGAPQLPEEEMAELRADAIGQIEELSTLVGDLVDLTRDDQREVAYEQVDITEVVDRSMERVRRRRNDIEFDIQVVPWHVYGDAAGLSRAVLNLLDNAAKWSPSGGVVGLRMRQLDPTHMEMVVSDEGPGIPENQRELVFERFYRSDSARAMPGSGLGLAIVKQVVLKHGGAITIGETIPGGHPPGTSFRMVLPGGPTSAEMPVGAVTGGSQST from the coding sequence ATGCAATCCTTCCGCCGTCGACAGGGTGAAGAGGCGAAGAAGACCTCCCTGTCGCTGCGCTGGCGGGTGATGCTGCTGGCGATGTCGATGGTGGCATTGGTGGTGGTGTTGATGGCGGTGGCCGTCTACGCCGTGATCTCGGCTGCGCTCTACAACGACATCGACAATCAGTTGCAGAGTCGCGCGGAGATGCTGATCGCCAGTGGTTCACTGGCTGCCGATCCCCGCAAGGCGATCGAGGGCACCGCCTACTCCGACGTCAACGCCATGCTGGTCAACCCGGGCCGGTCGATCTACACGGCCAATCAGCCCGGTCAGCGGCTGCCGGTCGGACAACAGGAGAAGGCCGTCATCCGCGGCGAGCTGTTCCTGTCGCGCCGCACCGCATCGGGCCAGCGGGTGCTGGCCGTGCACCTGCCCAATGGCAGCACGCTGCTGATCTCCAAAAGCTTGGCACCCACCCGGGCGGTGACGATGAAGCTGCGGTGGGTGCTGCTGGTCGTCGGCGGGGTGGGTGTCGTGGTGGCCGCGGTGGCCGGCGGCATGGTCACCAGAACCGGGCTCAGACCGGTGGGCCGCCTGACCGAAGCGGCCGAACGCGTGGCGCGCACCGATGACTTGAGACCGATCCCGGTCTACGGCAGCGACGAATTGGCTCGCCTCACCGAGGCGTTCAACGCCATGTTGCGGGCCCTGGCCGAGTCGCGGGAGCGGCAGGCGCGACTCGTCGCCGACGCCGGACATGAGCTCAAGACCCCGTTGACATCGCTGCGCACCAACGTCGAGCTGCTGATGGCGTCCGCGGCTCCGGGCGCCCCGCAGTTGCCGGAGGAGGAGATGGCCGAGCTGCGTGCCGACGCAATCGGTCAGATCGAGGAATTGTCCACTCTGGTAGGCGATTTGGTAGACCTCACCCGCGACGACCAACGTGAGGTCGCCTACGAGCAGGTCGACATCACCGAGGTCGTCGACCGCAGCATGGAGCGGGTCCGGCGGCGCCGCAACGACATCGAATTCGATATCCAGGTCGTTCCCTGGCACGTCTACGGCGACGCCGCGGGTCTGTCCCGTGCGGTGCTCAACCTGCTCGACAACGCGGCCAAGTGGAGCCCGTCGGGTGGGGTCGTGGGCTTGCGGATGCGGCAGCTCGACCCGACGCACATGGAGATGGTCGTGTCGGACGAGGGGCCGGGAATCCCGGAGAACCAACGGGAATTGGTCTTCGAGCGCTTCTACCGGTCGGACTCCGCGCGTGCCATGCCCGGGTCCGGGCTGGGCCTGGCGATCGTCAAACAGGTGGTGCTCAAACACGGCGGGGCGATCACCATCGGGGAGACCATCCCCGGCGGGCACCCGCCCGGAACATCGTTCCGGATGGTGCTGCCCGGCGGTCCGACATCGGCGGAAATGCCTGTCGGAGCAGTCACAGGCGGTTCTCAGTCCACGTAG
- a CDS encoding S1C family serine protease, which yields MTNYPGYLPPPQQPERSNPAGAAAGDQRGQSGYPGRPAQGSYPPPYDWRYAPHQGQQQSAYRSAYDASYGRPGVPSGPGGPSGPGGPGGAQPKRSRTGLVLGAVAIAAMSGVMGGVVGSALHSDHKPAATGSHLPSIQAPGVPAAVNLPDGSVEKVAAKVVPSVVMLETDLGRQSEEGSGIILSADGLILTNNHVVAAAAAKPDPSTKLDPGGKPDGAPKGAPRTTVTFADGRTAPFTVVGTDPASDIAVVRVQGVSDLTPITIGSSADLRVGQNVVAVGSPLGLEGTVTTGIVSALNRPVSTSGEAGNQNTVLDAIQTDAAINPGNSGGALVNMNGDLVGINSAIATMGGDSAEAQSGSIGLGFAIPVDQAKRIADELINSPDHTASHASLGVRVTSERSLHGAKVVEVVPGEAAAKAGLPEGATVTAFDKRPIGSADALVAAVRSKAPGDQVTLTYLDAGGASKTAQVTLGKAQQ from the coding sequence ATGACGAATTACCCCGGGTACCTCCCGCCGCCTCAACAACCGGAACGGTCCAACCCGGCCGGTGCAGCGGCGGGGGACCAACGCGGACAGTCCGGTTATCCGGGCCGGCCCGCCCAGGGTTCGTACCCGCCGCCCTACGACTGGCGTTACGCCCCGCACCAGGGGCAGCAGCAGTCCGCCTATCGCTCCGCCTACGACGCCTCCTACGGCCGTCCCGGCGTGCCGAGCGGTCCGGGTGGTCCGAGTGGTCCGGGTGGTCCGGGTGGGGCACAGCCGAAACGTTCCCGGACGGGTTTGGTGCTGGGGGCGGTGGCGATCGCGGCGATGTCCGGCGTGATGGGCGGTGTGGTCGGTTCGGCACTGCACTCCGATCACAAGCCGGCCGCCACCGGAAGCCACCTGCCGAGCATTCAGGCACCGGGTGTGCCGGCCGCGGTGAATCTGCCGGACGGCTCGGTGGAGAAGGTCGCGGCGAAGGTGGTCCCCAGCGTCGTCATGCTGGAGACGGACCTGGGCCGTCAGTCCGAGGAGGGCTCGGGCATCATCCTGTCGGCCGACGGGCTGATCTTGACCAACAACCACGTGGTGGCCGCCGCTGCCGCCAAACCCGACCCGAGCACCAAGCTTGACCCGGGCGGCAAGCCTGACGGAGCTCCCAAGGGCGCGCCGAGGACCACGGTGACCTTCGCCGATGGCCGCACCGCGCCGTTCACCGTGGTGGGCACGGACCCGGCCAGCGACATCGCCGTGGTGCGCGTGCAGGGCGTCTCGGACCTGACCCCGATCACGATCGGCTCCTCAGCGGACCTGCGGGTGGGTCAGAACGTGGTTGCGGTCGGGTCGCCGCTTGGCCTGGAAGGCACCGTGACGACCGGGATCGTCAGTGCCCTCAACCGGCCCGTCTCCACCAGCGGCGAAGCCGGCAACCAGAACACGGTGCTCGACGCGATCCAGACCGATGCCGCCATCAACCCCGGCAACTCGGGCGGTGCGCTGGTCAACATGAACGGCGACCTGGTCGGGATCAACTCCGCGATCGCCACCATGGGCGGCGATTCCGCCGAAGCGCAGAGCGGTTCGATCGGCCTCGGCTTCGCGATCCCGGTGGATCAGGCCAAGCGGATCGCCGACGAACTCATCAACTCCCCGGACCACACCGCGTCGCACGCCTCGCTGGGGGTGCGCGTCACCAGCGAGCGCAGCCTGCACGGCGCCAAGGTGGTCGAGGTGGTGCCCGGGGAGGCGGCCGCCAAGGCCGGTCTGCCCGAGGGCGCGACCGTGACGGCTTTCGACAAGCGCCCCATCGGCAGCGCTGACGCGCTAGTGGCCGCGGTGCGCTCCAAAGCGCCCGGCGACCAAGTGACGCTGACCTACCTGGACGCGGGCGGGGCATCCAAGACCGCGCAGGTCACGCTCGGTAAAGCGCAGCAGTGA
- a CDS encoding MogA/MoaB family molybdenum cofactor biosynthesis protein, which yields MEQSRELAGRALVVVVDDRTAHGDEDHSGPLVTELLAEGGFMVDGVVAVAADEVEIRNALNTAVIGGVDLVVSVGGTGVTPRDVTPEATRELLDREILGIAEALRASGLSAGIADAGLSRGLAGVSGSTLVVNLAGSRAAVRDGMATLNPLAAAIIGQLSSLEI from the coding sequence ATGGAGCAGTCCCGAGAACTCGCCGGCCGCGCCCTCGTCGTCGTTGTTGACGACCGCACCGCCCACGGCGATGAGGACCACAGTGGCCCGTTGGTCACCGAATTGTTGGCCGAAGGCGGATTCATGGTCGACGGTGTCGTCGCCGTCGCCGCCGACGAGGTGGAGATCCGCAACGCGCTGAACACGGCGGTGATCGGCGGGGTCGACCTGGTTGTATCGGTGGGCGGGACTGGGGTCACCCCGCGCGACGTCACCCCCGAAGCCACCCGCGAGCTGCTGGACCGCGAGATCCTCGGCATCGCCGAGGCGCTGCGGGCCTCGGGGCTGTCGGCCGGCATCGCCGACGCGGGGCTGTCGCGTGGCCTGGCCGGCGTCTCGGGCAGCACCCTGGTGGTCAACCTGGCCGGGTCCCGGGCGGCGGTCCGCGACGGGATGGCGACACTGAACCCGCTGGCCGCGGCGATCATCGGCCAACTGTCCAGTCTGGAGATCTAG